Proteins encoded within one genomic window of Glycine soja cultivar W05 chromosome 1, ASM419377v2, whole genome shotgun sequence:
- the LOC114407598 gene encoding probable glutamate carboxypeptidase LAMP1 isoform X1 — protein sequence MKTSTTTTTTILAIATSYLFLLITPTQKSTYHSLFISDSLSDNASIYNHLKTLTRRPHVAGSKANAEAASYVVSVFTSSYIPSHIVSYEVSLTYPLSRSLVLITNPSTTFTLHQETYEGDPYADVADEVVPTFHAYAKSGTVAAPVCYVNYGRVEDYLTLKDKNGVNVSGTVVLARHGKIYRGDIVKNAYEEGAVGVVIYSDRKDYGGEEKWFPDEKWLPPSGVQVGTVYGGLGDPTTPGWASSSSGDGECERLNKDEVEKGGDVPLIPSLPVSAADGEKIMRSIGGPVAEDDWQGSKDAPIYRLGPGPGILNLSYKGQDVIATIQNVIGVIEGAEEPDRFVILGNHRDAWTFGAVDPNSGTAALLEVAQRLGKLQKKGWRPRRTILLCNWDAEEYGLIGSTEWVEENREILASKAVAYLNADCVVGGPGFNVRATPQLDELIKRATQEVKDPDNSSQSIYESWTSSGSSPLFGRLGGGGSDYASFLQHVGIPAADIAFGGDVAGYPVYHSLYDDFVWMEKFGDPMFQRHVAAASVWGLVALWLADEEFLPFDYLSYAKELQLSVENLEDEISNKDINLSPIFKSIKGLEKAAIKIDSQRKEIEAGKGWITGKKDHLRVRELNDRLMMAERAFTDRDGLFGMSWYKHLIYGPSKHNDYGSQSFPGIDDAVKMAKNLHTAESWHRVQHEVWRVSRVIKQASLVLFGLLS from the exons ATGAAAACAAGCACTACTACAACTACAACCATATTAGCCATAGCCACCTCTTACTTGTTTCTTCTGATCACGCCAACCCAAAAATCCACGTACCACTCTCTCTTCATATCCGATTCCCTATCAGACAATGCCTCCATATATAACCACCTTAAAACTCTCACCCGCAGACCCCATGTCGCAGGTTCCAAAGCCAACGCTGAAGCTGCCTCATACGTTGTCTCAGTCTTCACCTCCTCATACATACCATCACACATAGTTTCCTACGAGGTTTCTCTCACGTACCCTTTGTCACGTTCGTTGGTTCTAATAACGAACCCTTCTACAACCTTCACTCTCCACCAAGAAACCTACGAGGGTGATCCTTATGCTGACGTGGCAGATGAGGTTGTCCCCACTTTCCACGCGTATGCCAAGTCAGGCACTGTGGCTGCTCCTGTGTGTTATGTGAACTATGGAAGAGTGGAGGACTATTTGACTCTGAAGGATAAAAATGGTGTGAATGTTTCAGGCACTGTTGTGTTGGCAAGGCATGGGAAGATATATAGAGGGGACATTGTGAAGAATGCTTATGAGGAAGGTGCTGTTGGGGTGGTGATATATTCAGATAGGAAGGACTATGGTGGTGAGGAAAAGTGGTTTCCTGATGAGAAGTGGTTGCCACCAAGTGGGGTTCAGGTGGGGACAGTGTATGGTGGGTTAGGGGACCCCACAACTCCTGGTTGGGCAAGTAGTAGTAGTGGTGATGGAGAGTGTGAGAGGTTGAACAAGGATGAGGTGGAGAAGGGAGGTGATGTTCCTCTCATACCTTCATTGCCTGTGTCAGCTGCTGATGGGGAGAAGATAATGAGGTCAATTGGTGGACCAGTTGCTGAGGATGATTGGCAGGGAAGCAAGGATGCCCCTATTTACAGGCTTGGACCAGGACCAGGAATTCTCAACCTTAGTTACAAG GGGCAGGATGTTATAGCCACAATTCAAAATGTTATTGGTGTGATTGAAGGGGCAGAAGAGCCTGACCG ATTTGTCATACTAGGTAACCATAGGGATGCATGGACATTTGGAGCGGTTGATCCCAATAGTGGCACTGCAGCACTGCTTGAG GTGGCTCAAAGGCTAGGGAAGCTTCAGAAAAAAGGGTGGAGACCTAGAAgaacaattttattatgtaattggGATGCTGAGGAATATGGCCTT ATAGGATCAACTGAATGGGTAGAAGAGAACAGAGAAATTCTTGCTTCAAAGGCAGTTGCTTACTTGAATGCTGATTGTGTAGTAGGTGGACCAGGGTTCAATGTCCGTGCCACTCCACAGTTAgatgaattgatcaaaagaGCAACTCAGGAG GTCAAAGACCCTGATAACTCATCACAGAGCATTTATGAATCTTGGACTAGTTCTGGTAGTTCTCCTCTG TTTGGGAGGTTAGGAGGTGGAGGATCAGACTATGCATCTTTCTTGCAGCATGTGGGAATCCCGGCTGCTGACATAGCCTTTGGAGGAG ATGTTGCAGGATACCCGGTATACCACTCACTCTATGATGACTTCGTCTGGATGGAAAAATTCGGCGATCCTATGTTTCAAAGGCATGTTGCAG CTGCAAGTGTTTGGGGTCTGGTAGCACTTTGGTTAGCAGATGAGGAATTCCTACCTTTTGATTATCTATCTTATGCCAAGGAGCTCCAG CTTAGCGTGGAGAATCTGGAGGATGAGATTTCAAATAAAGACATAAATTTGTCACCTATATTCAAGTCCATCAAGGGGCTTGAGAAAGCAGCAATCAAGATAGATAGCCAGAGAAAG GAAATAGAAGCTGGTAAAGGTTGGATAACAGGGAAGAAGGACCACTTGAGAGTGAGAGAGCTGAATGATAGATTGATGATGGCTGAGCGTGCATTCACTGACAGAGATGGCCTCTTTGGAATGTCATGGTATAAGCATTTG ATTTATGGACCATCAAAACATAATGACTACGGCTCTCAATCTTTCCCTGGAATCGATGATGCTGTTAAAATGGCCAAAAATCTACATACTGCAGAATCGTGGCATCGTGTACAGCACGAAGTTTGGAGAGTCTCAAGAGTCATCAAACAAGCCTCGCTAGTTTTATTCGGTCTACTATCATGA
- the LOC114407598 gene encoding probable glutamate carboxypeptidase LAMP1 isoform X2 yields MKTSTTTTTTILAIATSYLFLLITPTQKSTYHSLFISDSLSDNASIYNHLKTLTRRPHVAGSKANAEAASYVVSVFTSSYIPSHIVSYEVSLTYPLSRSLVLITNPSTTFTLHQETYEGDPYADVADEVVPTFHAYAKSGTVAAPVCYVNYGRVEDYLTLKDKNGVNVSGTVVLARHGKIYRGDIVKNAYEEGAVGVVIYSDRKDYGGEEKWFPDEKWLPPSGVQVGTVYGGLGDPTTPGWASSSSGDGECERLNKDEVEKGGDVPLIPSLPVSAADGEKIMRSIGGPVAEDDWQGSKDAPIYRLGPGPGILNLSYKGQDVIATIQNVIGVIEGAEEPDRFVILGNHRDAWTFGAVDPNSGTAALLEVAQRLGKLQKKGWRPRRTILLCNWDAEEYGLIGSTEWVEENREILASKAVAYLNADCVVGGPGFNVRATPQLDELIKRATQEVKDPDNSSQSIYESWTSSGSSPLFGRLGGGGSDYASFLQHVGIPAADIAFGGGYPVYHSLYDDFVWMEKFGDPMFQRHVAAASVWGLVALWLADEEFLPFDYLSYAKELQLSVENLEDEISNKDINLSPIFKSIKGLEKAAIKIDSQRKEIEAGKGWITGKKDHLRVRELNDRLMMAERAFTDRDGLFGMSWYKHLIYGPSKHNDYGSQSFPGIDDAVKMAKNLHTAESWHRVQHEVWRVSRVIKQASLVLFGLLS; encoded by the exons ATGAAAACAAGCACTACTACAACTACAACCATATTAGCCATAGCCACCTCTTACTTGTTTCTTCTGATCACGCCAACCCAAAAATCCACGTACCACTCTCTCTTCATATCCGATTCCCTATCAGACAATGCCTCCATATATAACCACCTTAAAACTCTCACCCGCAGACCCCATGTCGCAGGTTCCAAAGCCAACGCTGAAGCTGCCTCATACGTTGTCTCAGTCTTCACCTCCTCATACATACCATCACACATAGTTTCCTACGAGGTTTCTCTCACGTACCCTTTGTCACGTTCGTTGGTTCTAATAACGAACCCTTCTACAACCTTCACTCTCCACCAAGAAACCTACGAGGGTGATCCTTATGCTGACGTGGCAGATGAGGTTGTCCCCACTTTCCACGCGTATGCCAAGTCAGGCACTGTGGCTGCTCCTGTGTGTTATGTGAACTATGGAAGAGTGGAGGACTATTTGACTCTGAAGGATAAAAATGGTGTGAATGTTTCAGGCACTGTTGTGTTGGCAAGGCATGGGAAGATATATAGAGGGGACATTGTGAAGAATGCTTATGAGGAAGGTGCTGTTGGGGTGGTGATATATTCAGATAGGAAGGACTATGGTGGTGAGGAAAAGTGGTTTCCTGATGAGAAGTGGTTGCCACCAAGTGGGGTTCAGGTGGGGACAGTGTATGGTGGGTTAGGGGACCCCACAACTCCTGGTTGGGCAAGTAGTAGTAGTGGTGATGGAGAGTGTGAGAGGTTGAACAAGGATGAGGTGGAGAAGGGAGGTGATGTTCCTCTCATACCTTCATTGCCTGTGTCAGCTGCTGATGGGGAGAAGATAATGAGGTCAATTGGTGGACCAGTTGCTGAGGATGATTGGCAGGGAAGCAAGGATGCCCCTATTTACAGGCTTGGACCAGGACCAGGAATTCTCAACCTTAGTTACAAG GGGCAGGATGTTATAGCCACAATTCAAAATGTTATTGGTGTGATTGAAGGGGCAGAAGAGCCTGACCG ATTTGTCATACTAGGTAACCATAGGGATGCATGGACATTTGGAGCGGTTGATCCCAATAGTGGCACTGCAGCACTGCTTGAG GTGGCTCAAAGGCTAGGGAAGCTTCAGAAAAAAGGGTGGAGACCTAGAAgaacaattttattatgtaattggGATGCTGAGGAATATGGCCTT ATAGGATCAACTGAATGGGTAGAAGAGAACAGAGAAATTCTTGCTTCAAAGGCAGTTGCTTACTTGAATGCTGATTGTGTAGTAGGTGGACCAGGGTTCAATGTCCGTGCCACTCCACAGTTAgatgaattgatcaaaagaGCAACTCAGGAG GTCAAAGACCCTGATAACTCATCACAGAGCATTTATGAATCTTGGACTAGTTCTGGTAGTTCTCCTCTG TTTGGGAGGTTAGGAGGTGGAGGATCAGACTATGCATCTTTCTTGCAGCATGTGGGAATCCCGGCTGCTGACATAGCCTTTGGAGGAG GATACCCGGTATACCACTCACTCTATGATGACTTCGTCTGGATGGAAAAATTCGGCGATCCTATGTTTCAAAGGCATGTTGCAG CTGCAAGTGTTTGGGGTCTGGTAGCACTTTGGTTAGCAGATGAGGAATTCCTACCTTTTGATTATCTATCTTATGCCAAGGAGCTCCAG CTTAGCGTGGAGAATCTGGAGGATGAGATTTCAAATAAAGACATAAATTTGTCACCTATATTCAAGTCCATCAAGGGGCTTGAGAAAGCAGCAATCAAGATAGATAGCCAGAGAAAG GAAATAGAAGCTGGTAAAGGTTGGATAACAGGGAAGAAGGACCACTTGAGAGTGAGAGAGCTGAATGATAGATTGATGATGGCTGAGCGTGCATTCACTGACAGAGATGGCCTCTTTGGAATGTCATGGTATAAGCATTTG ATTTATGGACCATCAAAACATAATGACTACGGCTCTCAATCTTTCCCTGGAATCGATGATGCTGTTAAAATGGCCAAAAATCTACATACTGCAGAATCGTGGCATCGTGTACAGCACGAAGTTTGGAGAGTCTCAAGAGTCATCAAACAAGCCTCGCTAGTTTTATTCGGTCTACTATCATGA
- the LOC114407591 gene encoding serine/threonine-protein kinase VPS15-like, which produces MGNKIARTTQVSASEYYLHELPSTYNLVLKEVLGRGRFFKSIQCKHDEGLVLVKVYFKRGDFLDLSDYERRLSQIKHIFTSIDHPHVWPFQFWQETDKAAYLLRQFFFHNLHDRLSTRPFLSLVEKKWLAFQLLVAVKQCHENGVCHGDIKCENVLITSSNWLYLADFASFKPTYIPYDDPSDFSFFFDTGGRRLCYLAPERFYEHGGEMQVAQDTPLKPYMDIFAVGCVVAELFLEGQPLFELSQLLAYRRGQYDPSQHLEKIPDLGIRKMILHMIQLEPESRFSAERYLKEYAAVVFPIYFSPFLHDFYRCWSPLHSDMRVLLCQSAFPEILKQMMNNKSSDDAGVNSGELLENMVAKESVSFMNDSLMKREDIGKGLVHDHYELLGDINSLLRDAKKNNNQSHVAENAHNSTFPENLKNLQTGKLLQTISNAFRGNDHPFLKSVTMNDLNSLMSEYDSQSDTFGMPFLPLPKDSMRCEGMVLITSLLCSCIRNVKLPHLRRAAVLLLKASALYIDDEDRLQRVIPYVIVMLSDSAAIVRCAALETLCDILPLVRDFPPSDAKIFPEYILPMLSMLPDDPEESVRICYASNIAKLALTAYGFLIHSICLSEAGVLDELSSPQKPLTSSTHSSGRLKRINGDAQLLQLRKSIAEVVQELVMGPKQTPNIRRALLQDIGKLCCFFGVRQSNDSLLPILPAFLNDRDEQLRTIFYEKIVYVCFFVGQRSVEEYLLPYIEQALSDVTEAVIVKAVECMTMLCKSGFFRKRILLQMIERAFPLLCYPSEWVRRSVVSFIAASSENLGAVDSYVFLAPVIRPFLRRQPVSLASEKALLSCLKPPVSRQVFFEVLENSRSSDMLERQRKIWYSSSQSKLWEIDLLKKGIDELDSLKNWSDKQQGHGVQQTVGTAFQQPGITGCDKAEAKLRDMGAFMHNDSNNVVHRDTQCSEKLQFSGFMSPHFSGMNSLTYEKPSEGIPLYSFSVDRRGMGIPPAASDPPLPMNSLGVSSSAMPWVNPLSKSFNLANSVPAPKLFSGSFSISNGSKQFHRVVHEPEARENETAYVNNTFQDVGLSANIKGTSIALEDATSQTDLSGFPSFARASIPDSGWRPRGVLVAHLQEHLSAVNDIAISADHSFFVSASDDSTVKIWDSRKLEKDISFRSKLTYHMEGSRVLCATMLPGSAQVIIGASDGFIHMFSVDHISRGLGNVVEKYSGIADITKKDIKEGAILNLLNCPVDNYTIMYSTQNCGIHLWDTRSNSNTWTLKATPEEGYASSLASGPCGNWFVSGSSRGVITLWDLRFLIPVNSWQYSLACPIEKMRLFLPPSNASVSSAARPLVYVAAGCNEVSLWNAENASCHQVLRTANYDSDAEMSDLPWALARPSSKPTSQSDLRRNVNRKYGVDELNEPPPRLPGIRSLLPLPGGDLLTGGTDLKIRRWDHYSPDRSYCICGPNLKGIGNDDFYETKSSFGVQVVQETKRRPLTIKLTAKAILAAAATDSGGCHRDSIVSLASIKLNQRLLLSSGRDGAIKVWK; this is translated from the exons AGCACGCGCCCTTTTCTTAGTCTCGTTGAGAAGAAATGGTTGGCTTTTCAG TTGCTTGTAGCTGTAAAACAGTGCCACGAGAACGGAGTGTGCCATG GTGATATCAAGTGTGAGAATGTGCTGATTACGTCCTCCAATTGGCTTTACCTTGCTGACTTTGCATCTTTCAAACCCACTTACATTCCATATGATGACCCCTCcgatttctcttttttctttgacaCTGGTGGACGAAGACTCTGTTATCTTGCACCTGag AGATTTTATGAACATGGAGGGGAGATGCAGGTGGCACAAGACACCCCCTTAAAACCCTATATGGATATATTTGCTGTCGG GTGTGTAGTTGCTGAACTTTTCCTTGAGGGGCAGCCACTATTTGAACTGTCTCAGCTTCTTGCTTATCGCAGAGGGCAATATGATCCAAGTCAGCATCttgaaaaa ATACCAGATCTTGGAATCCGTAAGATGATATTACACATGATTCAGTTAGAACCAGAGTCTCGATTTTCTGCTGAAAGATATCTGAAGGAATATGCTGCAGTTGTATTTCCAATCTATTTTTCACCATTTCTGCATGACTTTTACCGATGCTGGAGTCCTCTTCATTCTGATATGAGG GTTTTACTATGCCAAAGTGCTTTTCCGGAGATACTTAAACAAATGATGAACAATAAGTCATCTGATGATGCAGGGGTTAATTCTGGTGAACTTTTGGAAAACATGGTTGCTAAAGAAAGTGTGAGTTTCATGAATGATTCACTGATGAAGAGAGAGGACATAGGCAAAGGCTTAGTCCATGATCACTATGAACTTCTAGGTGATATTAATAGCCTACTGAGGgatgctaaaaaaaataataatcaatcgCATGTAGCAGAAAATGCACATAATTCTACCTTTCCtgaaaatctaaaaaatttgcAAACTGGTAAACTGCTTCAAACTATCTCCAATGCATTTCGaggaaatgaccatccctttcTGAAAAGTGTTACTATGAATGATTTAAATTCATTGATGTCTGAGTATGATAGTCAATCAGATACATTTGGAATGCCTTTTCTACCATTACCAAAGGATAGTATGAGATGTGAAGGCATGGTTCTGATAACTTCTTTGCTCTGCTCTTGCATACGAAATGTCAAGTTGCCTCACTTGAGGAGGGCAGCTGTACTCTTGTTGAAGGCTTCTGCCCTATATATTGATGATGAAGATCGTTTGCAGCGTGTTATCCCTTATGTGATTGTGATGCTTTCTGATTCAGCAGCAATTGTGCGTTGTGCTGCTTTGGAGACTTTGTGTGACATTCTTCCCTTAGTGCGGGATTTTCCTCCCAGTGATGCAAAAATATTTCCTGAGTATATTCTTCCAATGCTTTCAATGCTTCCTGATGATCCAGAGGAAAGTGTGAGGATATGCTATGCCAGCAATATAGCTAAGCTGGCACTGACTGCTTATGGATTCCTGATACACTCAATATGCTTGAGTGAGGCAGGTGTCCTTGATGAATTGAGTTCACCACAGAAGCCATTGACATCATCCACTCATAGTTCTGGAAGATTGAAGAGGATAAATGGTGATGCCCAACTTCTGCAGCTGAGGAAATCCATTGCAGAGGTTGTCCAAGAACTTGTTATGGGTCCTAAGCAAACCCCAAATATAAGGAGAGCACTTCTTCAGGATATTGGTAAACTGTGCTGCTTTTTTGGTGTGAGACAGAGTAATGACTCTCTTTTACCTATCCTTCCTGCTTTCTTAAATGATCGGGATGAGCAATTAAGGACAATATTCTACGAAAAGATAGTTTATGTCTGCTTTTTTGTGGGCCAAAGAAGTGTTGAGGAATATTTATTACCTTACATTGAGCAAGCTTTAAGTGACGTGACAGAAGCTGTCATTGTTAAAGCTGTAGAATGTATGACTATGCTATGCAAAAgcgggttcttccggaagaggATATTGCTTCAAATGATAGAGCGCGCCTTTCCTTTATTGTGTTATCCTAGTGAATGGGTGCGGAGATCGGTTGTCTCTTTTATTGCGGCTAGCAGTGAGAACTTGGGTGCAGTAGATTCTTATGTTTTCCTTGCTCCTGTTATACGGCCTTTCCTCCGCAGGCAACCTGTGTCTCTTGCTTCAGAGAAGGCTCTGCTTTCATGTTTAAAACCTCCTGTCTCAAGACAGGTTTTTTTTGAAGTCTTGGAGAACTCCAGGAGTTCTGACATGTTAGAAAGACAGAGAAAAATATGGTATAGTTCTTCACAATCTAAACTATGGGAAATTGATTTACTGAAAAAAGGAATTGATGAGTTGGATTCATTAAAGAACTGGAGTGACAAGCAACAAGGTCATGGGGTTCAACAAACAGTTGGCACTGCCTTCCAACAGCCAGGGATAACTGGTTGTGACAAAGCTGAGGCAAAATTGAGAGATATGGGGGCCTTTATGCATAATGATAGCAATAATGTGGTACATCGTGATACCCAATGCTCAGAGAAGTTACAGTTTTCAGGATTTATGTCACCACATTTTAGTGGTATGAACAGTTTGACATATGAAAAGCCATCAGAAGGCATACCTTTGTACTCCTTCAGTGTGGACAGGCGAGGAATGGGAATCCCTCCTGCAGCATCTGATCCTCCACTGCCAATGAATTCTCTGGGTGTTAGTTCATCTGCAATGCCTTGGGTTAATCCACTTAGTAAGTCCTTTAATTTGGCTAATTCAGTTCCAGCACCAAAGCTCTTTTCAGGTTCTTTTAGTATCAGCAATGGTTCTAAACAGTTCCATCGAGTGGTACATGAACCAGAAGCCAGGGAAAATGAGACAGCCTATGTTAATAACACATTTCAAGATGTGGGATTATCTGCTAATATTAAAGGTACTTCAATTGCATTGGAAGATGCAACTTCCCAAACTGATCTATCTGGATTTCCATCATTTGCTCGAGCTTCCATCCCCGACTCTGGTTGGAGGCCCCGTGGGGTGTTGGTTGCACACCTCCAGGAGCACCTTTCAGCTGTCAATGACATAGCTATATCTGCTGATCATAGTTTCTTTGTGAGTGCATCTGATGATTCTACAGTAAAGATTTGGGATTCCAGAAAGCTGGAAAAGGACATTTCATTCAGGTCAAAGCTAACTTATCACATGGAGGGAAGCCGTGTGTtgtgtgcaacaatgcttccagGTTCTGCACAAGTTATAATTGGAGCGTCTGATGGATTTATTCATATGTTTTCTGTTGATCATATCTCTAGAGGTCTAGGAAATGTTGTTGAGAAATATTCTGGTATTGCTGATATCACAAAGAAGGATATTAAGGAAGGTGCCATACTCAACCTTTTGAATTGCCCTGTGGATAACTATACCATCATGTATAGCACCCAGAACTGTGGCATTCATCTGTGGGATACTAGGTCCAATTCCAATACCTGGACTCTTAAAGCTACTCCTGAGGAGGGCTATGCTTCTTCTCTGGCATCAGGGCCTTGTGGTAATTGGTTTGTATCAGGGTCATCCAGGGGGGTTATTACACTTTGGGATCTGAGGTTTCTTATACCTGTGAATTCTTGGCAGTATTCTCTTGCTTGCCCTATAGAAAAGATGCGCctctttcttcctccttcaAATGCTTCTGTTTCTTCAGCTGCTAGGCCCCTTGTTTATGTGGCTGCTGGTTGCAATGAAGTTTCTCTTTGGAATGCAGAGAATGCGAGCTGCCACCAG GTCCTAAGGACGGCCAATTATGACAGCGATGCTGAAATGTCTGATCTGCCCTGGGCGTTGGCCAGACCTTCAAGTAAGCCAACTTCCCAATCAGATCTAAGACGAAATGTTAATCGCAAGTATGGAGTTGATGAGCTAAATGAACCTCCTCCTCGTCTTCCTGGTATTCGTTCATTACTTCCCTTGCCTGGGGGTGATTTATTGACTGGAGGTACTGATTTAAAGATACGTCGGTGGGATCACTACAG TCCTGACAGAAGTTACTGTATTTGTGGACCAAACTTAAAAGGAATAGGAAATGATGATTTTTATGAAACTAAATCTAGTTTTGGGGTGCAAGTTGTACAG GAGACAAAAAGACGTCCTCTTACAATCAAGCTGACAGCAAAGGCAATTCTTGCAGCTGCTGCCACTGATTCTGGCGGTTGTCATAGGGACTCTATTGTTTCTTTGGCTTCTATCAAGTTAAACCAGAGACTCTTACTTTCAAGTGGTAGAGATGGGGCCATCAAGGTTTGGAAGTAA
- the LOC114407598 gene encoding probable glutamate carboxypeptidase LAMP1 isoform X3 → MKTSTTTTTTILAIATSYLFLLITPTQKSTYHSLFISDSLSDNASIYNHLKTLTRRPHVAGSKANAEAASYVVSVFTSSYIPSHIVSYEVSLTYPLSRSLVLITNPSTTFTLHQETYEGDPYADVADEVVPTFHAYAKSGTVAAPVCYVNYGRVEDYLTLKDKNGVNVSGTVVLARHGKIYRGDIVKNAYEEGAVGVVIYSDRKDYGGEEKWFPDEKWLPPSGVQVGTVYGGLGDPTTPGWASSSSGDGECERLNKDEVEKGGDVPLIPSLPVSAADGEKIMRSIGGPVAEDDWQGSKDAPIYRLGPGPGILNLSYKGQDVIATIQNVIGVIEGAEEPDRFVILGNHRDAWTFGAVDPNSGTAALLEVAQRLGKLQKKGWRPRRTILLCNWDAEEYGLIGSTEWVEENREILASKAVAYLNADCVVGGPGFNVRATPQLDELIKRATQEVKDPDNSSQSIYESWTSSGSSPLFGRLGGGGSDYASFLQHVGIPAADIAFGGDVAGYPVYHSLYDDFVWMEKFGDPMFQRHVAAASVWGLVALWLADEEFLPFDYLSYAKELQVCLQFIRW, encoded by the exons ATGAAAACAAGCACTACTACAACTACAACCATATTAGCCATAGCCACCTCTTACTTGTTTCTTCTGATCACGCCAACCCAAAAATCCACGTACCACTCTCTCTTCATATCCGATTCCCTATCAGACAATGCCTCCATATATAACCACCTTAAAACTCTCACCCGCAGACCCCATGTCGCAGGTTCCAAAGCCAACGCTGAAGCTGCCTCATACGTTGTCTCAGTCTTCACCTCCTCATACATACCATCACACATAGTTTCCTACGAGGTTTCTCTCACGTACCCTTTGTCACGTTCGTTGGTTCTAATAACGAACCCTTCTACAACCTTCACTCTCCACCAAGAAACCTACGAGGGTGATCCTTATGCTGACGTGGCAGATGAGGTTGTCCCCACTTTCCACGCGTATGCCAAGTCAGGCACTGTGGCTGCTCCTGTGTGTTATGTGAACTATGGAAGAGTGGAGGACTATTTGACTCTGAAGGATAAAAATGGTGTGAATGTTTCAGGCACTGTTGTGTTGGCAAGGCATGGGAAGATATATAGAGGGGACATTGTGAAGAATGCTTATGAGGAAGGTGCTGTTGGGGTGGTGATATATTCAGATAGGAAGGACTATGGTGGTGAGGAAAAGTGGTTTCCTGATGAGAAGTGGTTGCCACCAAGTGGGGTTCAGGTGGGGACAGTGTATGGTGGGTTAGGGGACCCCACAACTCCTGGTTGGGCAAGTAGTAGTAGTGGTGATGGAGAGTGTGAGAGGTTGAACAAGGATGAGGTGGAGAAGGGAGGTGATGTTCCTCTCATACCTTCATTGCCTGTGTCAGCTGCTGATGGGGAGAAGATAATGAGGTCAATTGGTGGACCAGTTGCTGAGGATGATTGGCAGGGAAGCAAGGATGCCCCTATTTACAGGCTTGGACCAGGACCAGGAATTCTCAACCTTAGTTACAAG GGGCAGGATGTTATAGCCACAATTCAAAATGTTATTGGTGTGATTGAAGGGGCAGAAGAGCCTGACCG ATTTGTCATACTAGGTAACCATAGGGATGCATGGACATTTGGAGCGGTTGATCCCAATAGTGGCACTGCAGCACTGCTTGAG GTGGCTCAAAGGCTAGGGAAGCTTCAGAAAAAAGGGTGGAGACCTAGAAgaacaattttattatgtaattggGATGCTGAGGAATATGGCCTT ATAGGATCAACTGAATGGGTAGAAGAGAACAGAGAAATTCTTGCTTCAAAGGCAGTTGCTTACTTGAATGCTGATTGTGTAGTAGGTGGACCAGGGTTCAATGTCCGTGCCACTCCACAGTTAgatgaattgatcaaaagaGCAACTCAGGAG GTCAAAGACCCTGATAACTCATCACAGAGCATTTATGAATCTTGGACTAGTTCTGGTAGTTCTCCTCTG TTTGGGAGGTTAGGAGGTGGAGGATCAGACTATGCATCTTTCTTGCAGCATGTGGGAATCCCGGCTGCTGACATAGCCTTTGGAGGAG ATGTTGCAGGATACCCGGTATACCACTCACTCTATGATGACTTCGTCTGGATGGAAAAATTCGGCGATCCTATGTTTCAAAGGCATGTTGCAG CTGCAAGTGTTTGGGGTCTGGTAGCACTTTGGTTAGCAGATGAGGAATTCCTACCTTTTGATTATCTATCTTATGCCAAGGAGCTCCAGGTGTGCCTACAATTCATTAGATGGtga